In a single window of the Campylobacter hyointestinalis subsp. lawsonii genome:
- the bamA gene encoding outer membrane protein assembly factor BamA → MKKIFFLSLVAASALNAATIKSITYKGLIHLSNDIANDISGLKIGDNLTEQSSNQAILNLYKQGYFKDIYIEENDGNVIINFKEKPTIAKLDIEGVVTNDKKAIDGILGIKQGQMYDNVGIKKAKERIRQFYEAKSYFDTVVDVKTTPLHGNENALQVIMTINRGEKITIENVNLEGAKVLDYSDIEPAIANKEREFMGWMWGLNDGSVKIYELPNDPSKIKEEYLKKGYLDVSVSNPYLNTYFDNYTADLTYYINEGEAYKVSSISIEAPSELELNTDEIIKGFKLETGDRLNSAWLRGDVEKLENIVADKGYAYVKVYPKTEKNETDHTVDIVYQVVPNDQVYIRNVIISGNDRTVDRVIRREMYLTEGNLYNRSDLVDSKNALKRSSYFEDVEIKENRISKDQVDLEVKVKETSTGSITGGIGYGTSDGLLLSAGVSDTNVFGSGYKGSISVDKSDDTLSGNIGLTNPRVFDSEYSLGGNLFANDYEWDDYREKNYGASITGGRKLGRYVTAFLTYQIEQSKISGLDQFYKAAGYQNGTNLKSSLIPGITFNNTDDYYLPRSGIIAGTNFEYAGVGGDIEFVKNKTNFNYYFGLRDYIDYDLILRYKSNFGYIWNSDDAKLPINEKLFLGGIRSIRGYDNRSVTPKKDITISSGATKNIDMGGKIAFNNSAELSFPIIDRLKMRGVLFFDYGMIGDDSLNEIKRYSTGAGIEWLTPIGPLQLIYAKALNDKPGDDTSSFEFSIGRRF, encoded by the coding sequence ATGAAAAAAATTTTCTTTTTAAGCTTGGTTGCAGCGTCCGCGCTAAATGCTGCTACTATAAAATCCATAACATACAAAGGGCTTATCCACTTATCAAACGATATAGCAAATGATATCTCTGGATTAAAAATAGGCGATAATCTAACTGAACAATCCTCAAATCAAGCTATTTTAAATTTATATAAACAAGGATATTTTAAAGATATCTACATAGAAGAAAATGACGGAAACGTTATTATAAATTTCAAAGAAAAACCTACGATAGCAAAACTTGATATAGAAGGTGTCGTAACAAATGATAAAAAAGCTATTGATGGCATACTTGGCATAAAACAAGGTCAAATGTATGATAACGTAGGCATAAAAAAAGCAAAAGAGAGAATAAGGCAGTTTTATGAAGCTAAAAGCTATTTTGATACAGTTGTAGATGTAAAAACCACTCCACTGCACGGAAACGAAAATGCACTTCAAGTCATAATGACCATAAATAGAGGCGAGAAAATCACTATAGAAAATGTAAATTTAGAAGGTGCAAAAGTTCTTGATTACTCAGATATAGAACCGGCTATAGCAAATAAAGAACGTGAATTTATGGGCTGGATGTGGGGGCTAAATGATGGTAGCGTAAAGATATATGAACTCCCAAACGATCCATCAAAGATCAAAGAAGAATACCTAAAAAAAGGTTATCTTGATGTTAGTGTTTCTAATCCGTATTTAAATACATATTTTGATAACTACACAGCCGATCTTACTTATTATATAAACGAAGGTGAAGCATATAAAGTAAGTAGTATAAGCATAGAAGCTCCTAGTGAGCTTGAGCTAAATACAGATGAGATCATAAAAGGCTTTAAACTTGAAACAGGCGATAGACTAAATTCTGCTTGGCTTAGAGGCGATGTAGAAAAACTTGAAAATATAGTAGCAGACAAAGGCTATGCTTATGTAAAAGTTTATCCAAAAACAGAGAAAAACGAGACAGATCATACAGTAGATATAGTATATCAGGTAGTTCCAAACGATCAAGTATATATAAGAAACGTTATAATCTCTGGAAATGACAGAACAGTAGATAGAGTTATCCGACGTGAAATGTACTTGACTGAGGGAAATTTATACAACAGAAGTGACCTTGTAGATTCTAAAAACGCACTTAAAAGAAGTAGTTACTTTGAAGATGTAGAGATAAAAGAAAATAGGATAAGCAAAGATCAAGTAGATCTAGAAGTAAAAGTAAAAGAAACTTCAACAGGTAGTATAACAGGCGGTATAGGATATGGGACAAGTGATGGTCTGCTTTTAAGCGCTGGAGTAAGCGATACGAACGTATTTGGTAGCGGATACAAAGGCAGTATAAGCGTCGATAAAAGCGATGACACTCTTAGCGGAAATATAGGACTTACAAATCCTAGGGTCTTTGACTCAGAATATAGTCTTGGCGGAAATCTTTTTGCAAACGACTATGAGTGGGATGATTATAGAGAGAAAAACTATGGAGCTTCTATAACAGGTGGTAGAAAGCTAGGTAGATACGTAACTGCATTTTTAACATATCAGATCGAACAGAGCAAAATTAGCGGTTTGGATCAGTTTTATAAAGCAGCTGGATACCAAAACGGCACAAATTTAAAAAGCTCATTAATACCTGGCATCACATTTAACAACACAGATGACTACTACTTGCCAAGAAGCGGTATCATAGCAGGCACGAACTTTGAGTATGCAGGAGTCGGCGGAGATATTGAATTTGTAAAAAATAAAACAAATTTTAACTACTATTTTGGACTTAGGGATTATATAGATTATGATTTGATCCTTAGATATAAATCGAATTTTGGCTATATATGGAATAGTGACGATGCTAAACTTCCTATCAATGAAAAACTATTCTTAGGTGGTATAAGAAGCATAAGGGGATACGATAACAGAAGCGTAACGCCAAAAAAAGACATAACTATAAGTAGCGGAGCTACAAAAAATATAGATATGGGTGGTAAGATAGCGTTTAACAACTCAGCAGAGCTAAGTTTTCCTATCATAGATCGTTTAAAAATGCGTGGGGTTTTATTTTTTGATTATGGTATGATAGGCGATGATAGTTTAAATGAGATAAAGCGCTACAGCACAGGTGCTGGTATAGAATGGCTAACTCCTATTGGACCACTTCAACTTATCTATGCCAAAGCATTAAACGACAAACCAGGCGATGATACAAGTAGCTTTGAGTTTTCTATAGGCAGAAGATTTTAG
- a CDS encoding prephenate dehydrogenase, whose translation MKVGIIGLGLIGGSLGLALRDMKIISSVSGYDLNKQNEEDALKLGLIDKIISFEEMKRTCDMIFLAIPVEAIIKVLGDLKDIPKNTTIVDLGSTKSKILEKCPKEIRENFVAAHPMAGTENSGPKAAFKSLLNGAVVVVCDDKNAHEKHIKRAVEILSHAGMKIIFMDAKSHDHHVGIISHLPHAISYSLVNATLKEEDKRNILLLAGGSFSGMARIAKSSPQMWVDIFKQNKDNLISAIDSFKNELQICQDLIKGEKWDELKEWMNTARKLRDIL comes from the coding sequence ATGAAAGTTGGAATAATCGGACTTGGACTTATAGGCGGATCCCTTGGTCTAGCCCTTAGAGATATGAAGATCATCTCTAGTGTCAGCGGTTATGATCTAAATAAGCAAAATGAAGAGGACGCTCTAAAGCTCGGTTTGATTGATAAGATCATCAGTTTTGAAGAGATGAAACGTACTTGCGATATGATATTTTTAGCTATTCCTGTTGAAGCCATCATAAAGGTTTTGGGTGATTTAAAAGATATACCAAAAAATACTACGATAGTAGATCTTGGCTCTACGAAATCTAAAATATTAGAAAAATGCCCAAAAGAGATAAGAGAAAATTTCGTAGCAGCTCACCCTATGGCAGGAACTGAAAACTCAGGCCCTAAAGCGGCGTTTAAATCCCTTTTAAATGGTGCTGTTGTAGTAGTATGCGATGATAAAAATGCACACGAAAAGCATATAAAAAGGGCAGTTGAGATACTAAGTCATGCCGGTATGAAGATCATTTTTATGGATGCAAAAAGCCACGATCATCATGTAGGCATCATATCGCATTTGCCTCACGCTATTAGCTATAGTTTGGTAAATGCTACGCTAAAAGAAGAAGATAAAAGAAATATTTTGTTGCTAGCTGGTGGTAGCTTTAGCGGAATGGCTCGCATTGCAAAGTCAAGTCCCCAAATGTGGGTGGATATATTTAAGCAAAATAAAGATAATCTTATCAGCGCGATTGATTCATTCAAAAATGAGCTTCAAATTTGTCAAGATTTGATAAAAGGCGAAAAATGGGACGAATTAAAAGAGTGGATGAACACTGCTAGAAAACTTAGAGATATTTTGTAG